In Candidatus Ancaeobacter aquaticus, one DNA window encodes the following:
- a CDS encoding polysaccharide deacetylase family protein, whose amino-acid sequence MKTKVFIKKCILTIFAILGYLFCIPIFAHFFWNKNTWRILRYHSVGDKRVHETNIQTHIFEEHLKYLQDNYTIISIDEGCKTLSDNTILINHSVSITFDDGYMDNYTCAYPVLQKYSVPATIFIISDYIGTEDILHHDIKDIRENNYLMNWNQIKSMDPTIISIGSHTSSHCRLSTCTDTIFNEEILKSKQTIENKLKRKTVFISYPFGTKSDFNNKWPKFLQKAGFKAGFMAQYGWNTNRSNTYTLRRIGVESSDTLFTLRAKLNGALDLFFLCAESMLGRTIIRTGNKLFGTLDYE is encoded by the coding sequence ATGAAAACAAAAGTTTTTATTAAAAAATGTATTCTTACTATTTTTGCGATATTGGGATATCTATTTTGTATTCCAATATTCGCTCACTTTTTCTGGAACAAAAATACGTGGAGAATCTTGAGGTACCATAGCGTGGGGGATAAAAGAGTCCATGAAACAAACATACAAACACATATTTTTGAAGAACATCTAAAATATTTGCAAGATAACTATACTATTATATCCATCGACGAAGGATGCAAAACCTTATCTGATAATACTATTTTAATAAATCATTCTGTCAGCATAACCTTTGATGATGGATATATGGATAATTATACTTGTGCATACCCCGTCCTCCAAAAATATTCTGTTCCGGCAACAATATTTATTATTTCAGACTATATTGGCACCGAAGACATACTCCACCATGACATAAAAGATATCCGAGAAAATAACTACTTGATGAACTGGAACCAAATAAAAAGTATGGATCCAACAATTATATCTATTGGATCACACACATCATCACATTGTCGATTGTCCACGTGTACTGATACCATCTTTAACGAAGAAATCCTTAAATCAAAGCAAACAATAGAGAATAAACTGAAGCGAAAGACTGTATTCATATCGTATCCTTTTGGAACAAAGTCTGATTTTAATAATAAATGGCCTAAATTCCTGCAAAAAGCAGGCTTTAAAGCCGGTTTTATGGCTCAGTATGGTTGGAACACCAACAGGAGCAATACTTACACTCTCAGGCGAATCGGCGTTGAATCAAGCGATACACTATTTACGCTAAGAGCAAAGCTCAACGGGGCATTAGATCTGTTTTTTTTATGCGCAGAGTCTATGCTGGGAAGAACAATAATACGTACGGGAAACAAACTGTTTGGAACATTGGATTACGAGTAG
- a CDS encoding glycosyltransferase family 4 protein encodes MPNNNKIKVLHIITRLVHGGAQENTLYTVKLLDKTRYDVSLVSGPSDGDEGSLEHIITDDNEIEFTVINELIRSPAPIKDFIALYKLFHLMRKNKYDIIHTHSSKAGILGRFAAKLAGIPIIIHTPHGHIFYGYFSAFITNIFIIFERITALFTDKIITLTHRGTEEHVMMNIAPADKFVTIYSGINIRKDPFSIDINKKKQELNIAKETLVIGNIARLADIKGQKYLIEAMPEICSKVPNCCLILVGDGPAKNELLQVVHNLDIVNKVLFLGLRTDIAELISIMDIFILPSLNEGMGKVLLQSQHLGKPIIATDVGGVREIVTNGVNGFLVTSRDSGSIAQRSIELLKSDAMRTKMGDAGRANVGERFSIETMVKNIASLYEELLHTKLHK; translated from the coding sequence ATGCCCAATAATAATAAAATAAAGGTGCTTCATATCATAACACGCCTTGTTCATGGAGGAGCACAGGAAAACACTCTTTATACTGTTAAGCTCCTGGACAAGACACGCTACGATGTATCACTTGTCAGTGGACCCTCAGATGGTGATGAAGGATCATTGGAGCATATAATCACAGATGACAATGAAATAGAATTTACCGTAATCAATGAACTTATAAGAAGCCCGGCCCCAATAAAAGATTTCATAGCATTATACAAATTGTTTCATTTGATGAGGAAAAACAAATATGATATAATTCATACACATAGTTCGAAAGCTGGCATATTAGGACGTTTTGCAGCAAAACTTGCTGGAATACCAATAATCATTCATACTCCACACGGGCATATATTTTATGGTTATTTTAGTGCGTTTATAACAAATATATTTATTATTTTTGAAAGAATAACCGCTCTTTTTACAGATAAAATTATAACGCTTACTCATCGGGGAACAGAAGAACATGTTATGATGAACATTGCTCCTGCTGACAAATTTGTTACGATTTATAGCGGTATAAATATAAGAAAAGATCCCTTTAGCATTGATATAAATAAAAAGAAACAGGAATTGAACATTGCTAAAGAAACGCTAGTCATTGGAAATATTGCCCGGCTAGCCGATATAAAAGGACAGAAATATCTTATTGAGGCAATGCCGGAAATATGTAGTAAAGTCCCAAACTGTTGTTTAATTTTAGTAGGGGACGGCCCAGCAAAAAATGAACTTTTACAAGTTGTACACAATTTAGATATAGTTAATAAAGTCCTGTTTTTGGGTTTACGCACTGATATTGCTGAACTAATTTCTATTATGGATATTTTTATCCTGCCTTCTTTAAACGAAGGAATGGGAAAAGTATTGTTGCAATCACAGCATTTAGGAAAACCGATAATAGCAACAGATGTCGGTGGCGTGAGAGAAATTGTGACTAATGGAGTAAATGGCTTTTTAGTTACATCGCGAGATTCAGGTAGCATCGCCCAGAGATCAATAGAGCTTCTTAAGTCTGATGCAATGAGGACAAAAATGGGGGATGCCGGACGCGCTAATGTTGGCGAACGTTTTAGTATTGAGACAATGGTTAAAAACATTGCATCTCTTTATGAAGAACTACTGCATACTAAATTACATAAATAG
- a CDS encoding glycosyltransferase family 4 protein, with protein sequence MATLLISMDFPPHKDGITTLAKELAEHLSLDHEDTFIVIGPSAKNDFKYDQTHKFKIYRSPLYDYGYIKLIPLLFIVPYVVIKHKINKIIATNVGYGGFIAVLLKTFLKLDYIVTAQGYEFMKFKDNVLVRKIYSHVYRNAHAIVTCSQYVKKLLLEFGAKNNKIIVVYPGVDTSFFKPLKVPDAFLNKYSLKNRKILLSVSRLVHRKGHDMVLDALPTVAQKIPEILYIIVGKGPEKNRLEKIIKNKKLDPYVLFTDEISNSDLQFFYNCSNVFIMPSREVDSDGHVEGFGIVFIEANACGKPVIGGRSGGIPEAIVNGKTGFLVDPENSADIADKITNLLCNNDLSSEMGQFALQYVKEHFSWNDYTNEFKKLLSEMK encoded by the coding sequence ATGGCAACATTGTTAATATCTATGGATTTCCCGCCCCATAAGGATGGGATAACAACATTAGCGAAAGAACTTGCTGAACACTTATCACTTGATCATGAGGATACGTTTATTGTTATTGGACCTTCTGCTAAAAATGATTTTAAATATGATCAAACGCATAAATTTAAGATCTATCGTTCGCCATTATATGACTATGGATATATTAAACTCATTCCTCTTTTATTTATTGTACCCTATGTTGTTATAAAACATAAAATAAACAAAATAATAGCAACAAATGTTGGATATGGGGGCTTTATTGCCGTTTTACTTAAGACGTTCTTAAAATTAGATTATATTGTTACCGCACAAGGATATGAATTTATGAAATTTAAAGACAATGTGCTTGTAAGAAAAATATATTCTCATGTTTATAGAAATGCCCACGCAATTGTAACATGCAGCCAATATGTCAAAAAGCTATTACTTGAGTTTGGAGCTAAAAACAATAAGATTATTGTTGTCTACCCTGGGGTAGATACATCATTCTTCAAACCTTTAAAAGTACCGGATGCATTTCTTAATAAATATTCCCTTAAAAACAGAAAAATACTCTTAAGTGTTTCACGCCTCGTGCATCGCAAAGGGCATGATATGGTTTTAGATGCTCTGCCTACGGTCGCTCAAAAGATCCCTGAAATATTGTATATTATAGTAGGCAAAGGCCCTGAGAAAAATAGATTAGAAAAAATTATAAAGAACAAAAAACTTGATCCCTATGTTTTATTTACTGATGAAATATCAAATTCAGATCTTCAATTTTTTTATAATTGCAGTAATGTCTTTATCATGCCAAGTAGGGAAGTTGACAGTGACGGTCATGTAGAGGGGTTTGGCATTGTTTTTATTGAAGCAAACGCTTGTGGAAAACCCGTGATAGGCGGGCGTTCCGGTGGAATCCCGGAGGCTATTGTTAATGGAAAAACGGGATTTTTAGTTGACCCTGAAAACAGTGCAGATATCGCAGATAAAATTACTAATCTATTGTGCAATAATGATCTGTCCTCCGAAATGGGGCAATTTGCTTTACAATATGTCAAAGAGCACTTTTCATGGAATGATTACACGAATGAATTTAAGAAGCTGTTATCTGAAATGAAATAA
- a CDS encoding formyl transferase has product MNVILFTRTDRPSGARVAAQILKSNHSLIAIIAEKRTSMLTKKKNVYSVIIDSFHKYGSLFVLQKIVEYIKIKLHRYIRILCLCNKTAPYYSIQELIYDKKIPFYIVKDHNSDKTADIIKKYMPDIIVLSNTRIIKNNIIELPRYGCINLHLGKLPKYRGTDSCFWEIFNGENKGGITVHAIDASLDTGDIIIEQYIDIKHNDNELSLYKRKLQIGPQLVVKALDCIEHKSCTFIKQNPEKAHTYKWPTIHERNLLKKQQKEKRPG; this is encoded by the coding sequence ATGAACGTTATTCTTTTTACGAGAACGGATCGCCCTTCAGGAGCGCGTGTAGCAGCCCAAATACTTAAAAGCAATCATAGTCTCATTGCAATTATTGCTGAAAAAAGAACAAGTATGCTTACAAAGAAAAAGAATGTTTACTCAGTGATTATTGACTCATTTCATAAATATGGGTCTCTCTTTGTTCTACAGAAAATAGTCGAATACATAAAGATAAAACTACACAGGTATATACGCATATTATGCTTATGCAATAAAACAGCACCATATTATTCAATACAGGAACTCATTTATGATAAGAAGATTCCTTTTTATATTGTAAAAGACCATAATTCCGATAAAACAGCCGATATTATTAAGAAATATATGCCTGATATTATTGTTTTGAGTAATACCAGAATTATAAAAAATAATATTATCGAACTACCACGATACGGCTGCATAAATCTTCATTTGGGAAAACTCCCTAAATATAGAGGCACTGACTCATGTTTTTGGGAAATTTTTAACGGAGAAAATAAAGGCGGGATAACCGTGCATGCAATAGATGCATCATTAGACACGGGTGATATAATTATAGAACAATATATTGATATTAAGCATAATGATAACGAACTGTCTCTTTATAAACGCAAACTACAAATTGGACCACAATTAGTTGTAAAAGCACTCGATTGTATTGAGCATAAATCATGCACCTTCATAAAACAGAATCCCGAAAAAGCTCACACGTATAAGTGGCCAACAATTCATGAAAGAAATTTATTAAAGAAACAACAAAAAGAAAAACGACCTGGTTAA